One part of the Oceanihabitans sp. IOP_32 genome encodes these proteins:
- a CDS encoding rod shape-determining protein has protein sequence MGFFDFLTEEIAIDLGTANTLIIHNDKVVVDSPSIVARDRVSGKIIAVGQQASLMQGKTHENIKTIRPLKDGVIADFDASEQMISMFIKNIPALKKKFFTPALRMVICIPSGITEVEMRAVKESAERVNGKEVYLIHEPMAAAIGIGVDIMQPKGNMIVDIGGGTTEIAVLALGGIVCDKSVKIAGDVFTNDIVYYMRTQHNLYVGERTAEKIKIQIGAATEDLELPPEDMSVQGRDLLTGKPKQVSISYREIAKALDKSILRIEDAVMETLSQTPPELAADIYNTGIYLAGGGSMLRGLDKRLSQKTDLPVYIAEDPLRAVVRGTGITLKNLGKFKSILIK, from the coding sequence ATGGGCTTTTTTGACTTCTTAACCGAAGAAATCGCAATAGATTTAGGTACTGCAAATACACTAATTATTCACAACGACAAAGTTGTAGTAGATTCGCCATCAATAGTAGCGCGCGATAGGGTTTCTGGAAAAATAATCGCCGTTGGGCAGCAAGCGAGTTTAATGCAAGGTAAAACTCATGAAAACATCAAAACAATTCGCCCTTTAAAAGATGGCGTTATTGCAGATTTTGATGCTTCAGAGCAAATGATTAGCATGTTTATTAAAAACATTCCTGCCTTAAAAAAGAAATTTTTTACTCCCGCATTACGCATGGTTATCTGTATCCCATCAGGCATTACAGAAGTAGAAATGCGTGCCGTAAAAGAAAGTGCAGAACGCGTTAATGGCAAAGAGGTATATCTAATTCACGAGCCTATGGCCGCAGCCATAGGAATTGGTGTAGATATTATGCAACCTAAAGGAAACATGATTGTAGATATAGGTGGTGGTACTACCGAAATCGCTGTACTTGCCTTAGGTGGTATTGTTTGCGATAAATCGGTTAAAATCGCTGGCGATGTATTTACAAATGATATTGTTTACTATATGCGCACCCAGCACAATTTATATGTGGGAGAACGTACTGCTGAAAAAATAAAAATACAAATTGGCGCTGCGACAGAAGACTTAGAATTACCTCCAGAAGATATGAGCGTGCAAGGGCGTGACTTACTCACAGGTAAACCTAAACAAGTATCGATATCTTATAGAGAAATCGCAAAAGCACTAGATAAATCTATATTGCGCATTGAAGATGCCGTTATGGAAACTTTATCGCAAACCCCTCCAGAGTTGGCTGCCGACATTTACAATACTGGTATATATTTAGCAGGTGGTGGATCTATGCTACGTGGTTTAGACAAGCGTTTATCTCAAAAAACAGACCTTCCTGTTTATATCGCAGAAGACCCCTTACGTGCTGTTGTTAGAGGAACAGGGATCACCCTTAAAAACTTAGGAAAATTTAAAAGCATTCTGATAAAATAA
- a CDS encoding GAF domain-containing protein gives MSFELLKPQVETIISNSTKTKNERLQAICQLLESNIDYYNWVGFYFVNGDKQELILGPYVGEPTDHTVIPFGKGICGQVAVSNKNFVVPDVKAQDNYIACSLTVKSEIVVPIFVNGKNVGQIDIDSNTLDPFTEKDERFLEFVCEKVSSIL, from the coding sequence ATGTCTTTCGAATTATTAAAACCGCAAGTAGAAACTATAATTTCTAACAGTACAAAAACCAAAAACGAACGTTTACAAGCCATTTGCCAATTACTAGAATCTAACATAGACTATTACAACTGGGTTGGTTTTTATTTTGTAAACGGAGACAAACAAGAATTAATTTTAGGCCCTTATGTTGGCGAACCTACAGACCATACAGTTATTCCGTTTGGAAAAGGTATTTGCGGACAAGTTGCTGTAAGTAACAAGAACTTTGTCGTGCCAGATGTTAAGGCTCAAGATAATTATATTGCCTGCAGTCTTACGGTAAAGTCTGAAATTGTAGTACCCATTTTTGTTAACGGTAAAAACGTGGGACAAATAGATATCGACTCGAATACCTTAGACCCTTTTACCGAAAAAGACGAGCGTTTTTTAGAGTTTGTTTGCGAAAAAGTATCGAGCATTTTATAA
- the purH gene encoding bifunctional phosphoribosylaminoimidazolecarboxamide formyltransferase/IMP cyclohydrolase produces MSNEKTIKSALISVFNKEGLAPIVKKLNAQGVTIYSTGGTEKFIKDLGVEVIPVEDVTSYPSILGGRVKTLHPKVFGGILNRQNHDGDVAELAEYDIPQIDVVIVDLYPFEKTVASGASQQDIIEKIDIGGISLIRAAAKNFADVICVSSVDDYDEFLELISENNGRLSEEDRKRFAGKAFNVSSHYDTAIFNYFNKNHNETVLKISETKGKVLRYGENPHQKGFFYGDFDALFTKIHGKELSYNNLLDVDAAVNLMNEFKNDAPTFAILKHNNACGLAQRSTLHQAYTDALAGDPVSAFGGVLISNTAIDLETAEEIHKLFCEVVIAPAFSDEAAALLKGKKNRILLILNDVELPETHIRSCLNGLLVQDKDHITDRVEDLKNVTNLNPSQAELEDLIFASKICKHTKSNTIVLTKNKQLCASGTGQTSRVDALNQAIHKAQSFNFDLNGAVMASDAFFPFPDCVEIAKNAGITAVIQPGGSIKDQLSIDYCNENNVAMVMTGTRHFKH; encoded by the coding sequence ATGAGCAACGAAAAAACAATTAAGTCTGCACTAATTTCGGTATTTAACAAAGAGGGATTAGCACCAATTGTAAAAAAACTAAACGCCCAAGGAGTAACCATTTATTCTACTGGTGGCACAGAAAAATTTATTAAAGATTTAGGTGTCGAGGTGATCCCTGTTGAGGATGTGACCTCCTACCCTTCTATTCTAGGCGGTCGTGTAAAAACATTGCATCCTAAAGTTTTTGGAGGCATTTTAAACCGACAAAACCACGATGGCGATGTTGCCGAATTAGCAGAATATGACATTCCACAAATTGATGTTGTTATTGTTGATTTATATCCATTTGAAAAAACAGTTGCTTCTGGAGCAAGCCAACAAGATATTATTGAAAAAATAGATATTGGTGGTATTTCGCTAATTCGAGCAGCGGCTAAAAATTTTGCTGATGTAATTTGTGTATCCTCAGTAGATGATTACGACGAGTTTTTAGAATTGATTTCTGAAAATAATGGTCGTCTTTCTGAAGAAGATAGAAAACGCTTTGCTGGAAAAGCCTTTAATGTTTCGTCGCACTATGATACCGCAATTTTCAACTATTTTAATAAAAACCATAACGAAACGGTTTTAAAAATAAGTGAAACAAAAGGAAAAGTTTTACGCTACGGAGAAAATCCGCATCAAAAAGGTTTTTTTTACGGAGATTTCGATGCCTTATTCACAAAAATACACGGCAAAGAGTTAAGTTATAACAATTTATTAGATGTTGATGCTGCCGTAAATTTAATGAACGAGTTTAAAAATGATGCCCCAACTTTTGCTATTTTAAAACATAATAATGCCTGTGGTCTAGCCCAGCGAAGCACGCTACACCAAGCCTATACCGACGCACTAGCAGGCGATCCTGTGTCTGCTTTTGGAGGTGTTCTAATTAGTAATACAGCAATCGATTTGGAAACGGCAGAAGAGATACACAAACTGTTTTGCGAAGTTGTTATTGCTCCCGCTTTTTCTGATGAGGCTGCAGCCCTATTAAAAGGAAAGAAAAATAGAATTCTTCTGATTTTAAACGATGTCGAATTACCTGAAACCCATATTAGAAGCTGTTTAAATGGCCTGTTGGTGCAAGACAAAGACCACATCACCGATCGTGTTGAAGATTTAAAAAATGTTACAAATCTAAACCCATCGCAAGCCGAATTAGAGGATTTAATTTTCGCTTCAAAAATTTGTAAACACACCAAATCGAATACCATTGTTTTAACAAAAAACAAACAACTATGCGCTAGTGGTACAGGCCAAACCAGCCGTGTTGACGCCTTAAATCAAGCCATACATAAAGCTCAATCATTTAATTTTGATTTAAATGGTGCTGTTATGGCGAGCGATGCCTTTTTTCCATTTCCAGATTGTGTGGAAATTGCTAAAAACGCTGGTATTACTGCGGTAATTCAGCCTGGTGGCTCAATAAAAGATCAATTAAGTATTGATTATTGCAACGAAAACAATGTGGCTATGGTTATGACAGGGACCCGTCATTTTAAGCATTAA